One region of Miscanthus floridulus cultivar M001 chromosome 19, ASM1932011v1, whole genome shotgun sequence genomic DNA includes:
- the LOC136526909 gene encoding pentatricopeptide repeat-containing protein At5g39710-like, which yields MAAAHAAAAAATRQAAAAACSSQHAVHHAHLAALLNPSARLPPLPLPLCRRHLPLSLPAASRLVASFPPLPLLVCFLRALRLLPSPPPRPFDSLIKSYASLPSRSSLAAAALAFARSAGYAPSVLTYNAVLLALSDASLPSARRFFDSMLSDGVAPNVYTYNILVRALCGRGHRKEALGVLREMRGAGCDPNAVTYNTLVAAFCRAEEVDGAERLVGMMREGGLKPNLVTFNSVVNGICKSGRMEDARKVFDEMAREGLAPDGVSYNTLVGGYCKAGCSHEALSVFAEMTQKGIIPDVVTFTSLIHVMFKAGNLERAVALVREMRERGLQMNEITFTALIDGFCKKGFLDDALLAVREMRQCRIQPSVVCYNALINGYCMVGRMDEATELLHEMEAKGVKPDVVTYSTILGAYCKNGDTHSAFQLNQQMLEKGVLPDAITYSSLIRVLCEEKRLSDAHVLFKNMIKLGLQPDEFTYTSLIDGHCKEGNVERALSLHDEMVKAGVLPDVVTYSVLINGLSKSARTKEAQRLLFKLYHEEPVPANVKYDALMRCCRKAELKSVLALLKGFCMKGLMNEADKVYQSMLDRNWNLDGSVYSVLIHGHCRGGNVMKALSFYKQMLQCGFAPNSTSTISLIRGLFEKGMVVEADQVIQQLLNCCSLADAEASKALIDLNLKEGNVDAVLDVLHGMARDGLLPSPR from the coding sequence ATGGCAgccgcccacgccgccgccgccgccgccacgcggcaagcggcggcggcggcgtgtagTAGCCAACACGCGGTCCACCACGCGCACCTCGCGGCTCTCCTCAACCCTTCCGCGCGCTTGCCTCCGCTTCCGCTccccctctgccgccgccacctcccaCTCTCGCTCCCCGCGGCCTCCCGCCTCGTCGCGTCCTTCCCGCCGCTCCCGCTCCTCGTCTGCTTCCTCCGCGCGCTCCGCCTCCTCCCCTCTCCGCCGCCGCGCCCCTTCGATTCGCTCATCAAGTCCTATgcctccctcccctcccgctcctcCCTCGCCGCCGCGGCGCTCGCGTTCGCCAGGTCGGCCGGGTACGCCCCCTCTGTGCTCACCTACAACGCCGTCCTCCTCGCGCTCTCCGACGCGTCGCTCCCCTCCGCTAGGCGCTTCTTCGACTCCATGCTTAGCGACGGCGTGGCGCCCAACGTGTACACCTACAACATCCTCGTCCGCGCGCTGTGCGGCCGCGGACACCGGAAGGAGGCGCTCGGCGTCTTGCGCGAGATGCGCGGCGCGGGCTGCGACCCCAATGCCGTGACTTACAACACGCTCGTCGCCGCATTCTGCAGAGCCGAGGAGGTGGATGGCGCCGAGAGGCTGGTCGGCATGATGCGGGAGGGCGGCTTGAAGCCCAACCTGGTGACCTTCAATTCGGTGGTGAATGGGATCTGCAAGTCTGGGAGAATGGAGGACGCACGCAAGGTGTTTGATGAAATGGCGAGGGAGGGTTTGGCGCCGGATGGGGTCAGTTACAACACCTTGGTGGGTGGGTATTGCAAGGCAGGGTGCTCGCACGAGGCATTGTCTGTGTTTGCAGAGATGACGCAGAAAGGGATCATTCCAGACGTCGTGACATTTACATCATTGATCCATGTAATGTTCAAGGCTGGGAACTTGGAGCGGGCAGTGGCGTTGGTGAGGGAGATGAGGGAGAGGGGCCTCCAGATGAATGAGATCACTTTTACCGCCTTGATAGATGGGTTTTGCAAGAAGGGATTCTTGGATGATGCATTGCTTGCAGTAAGGGAGATGAGGCAATGCAGAATACAGCCTTCAGTGGTGTGTTATAATGCACTTATTAATGGTTATTGTATGGTAGGAAGAATGGATGAAGCAACAGAGTTACTCCATGAAATGGAAGCTAAAGGAGTGAAGCCTGACGTTGTGACATACAGTACGATTCTCGGTGCGTACTGTAAGAATGGTGATACACATTCTGCATTCCAATTGAACCAACAAATGCTTGAGAAGGGTGTTCTTCCAGATGCAATCACCTACTCATCACTCATAAGGGTTCTTTGTGAGGAGAAAAGACTCAGTGACGCCCATGTACTCTTCAAAAATATGATTAAGCTTGGCCTACAACCTGATGAATTTACATACACATCCCTTATTGATGGCCACTGCAAGGAGGGCAATGTAGAGAGGGCTCTTTCTCTGCACGATGAAATGGTAAAGGCAGGAGTTCTCCCTGATGTTGTGACTTACAGTGTGCTTATTAATGGGCTTAGTAAATCAGCACGTACTAAGGAAGCACAACGGTTGCTCTTCAAATTGTACCATGAAGAGCCAGTTCCAGCAAATGTTAAATACGATGCCCTGATGCGTTGTTGTAGGAAAGCTGAGCTTAAGAGTGTGTTAGCTCTCTTGAAGGGATTTTGCATGAAAGGTTTAATGAATGAAGCTGATAAAGTTTATCAATCAATGTTAGACAGAAACTGGAACCTTGATGGATCTGTCTACAGTGTGCTTATTCATGGGCATTGTAGGGGAGGAAATGTTATGAAGGCTCTCAGCTTCTATAAGCAAATGCTGCAGTGTGGTTTTGCTCCAAATTCAACAAGCACGATTTCCTTGATTAGAGGTCTATTTGAAAAGGGGATGGTTGTGGAAGCAGATCAGGTGATTCAGCAGTTGTTAAACTGTTGTTCCCTTGCTGATGCAGAAGCATCAAAGGCTCTTATTGATCTCAACTTAAAGGAAGGTAATGTGGATGCAGTCTTAGATGTTCTGCATGGCATGGCAAGGGATGGACTGCTTCCAAGTCCAAGATGA
- the LOC136528873 gene encoding uncharacterized protein, with amino-acid sequence MPSQSRRRRRRQRQLSTAKPQPPTVATVHSLGDDLLREIFLRLPSLPSLVRAALTCRAFLAVIRPSTFRRRFCALHPPPLLGFFFESIGTDVPSFSPIRRRSDPDIAAAVRGADVFLTRIPYYKDASPGWNIRECRGGCLLLVSCSTQQIAVYNPLTRALDLFPTPPYGDISSGYRGKFCYMNYFLLCSDQSPSSFRVVSSCHDESRVRASVFSSDTREWQILPWSGTAPAQPSGNNHWLMAGTQVNGKLYWPHDEQAYMVVLDTSTLQLSCINLLEFLKGQGYLYELGGTKDGKLCIVSVARFTLYIWFRRADASGAEEWMLHNVIPLEGEILQAAEIQGDELYGHMLKAFAVLDGIVYMSIDGEHTSPSWFLSFCLETRKLEKLFQRTFDNCVYPYIMGWPPFLMGNDIDTALDSGV; translated from the coding sequence ATGCCCTCGCaaagtcgccgccgccgccggcggcagcggcagctgtCGACAGCGAAACCGCAGCCGCCCACCGTCGCTACCGTTCACTCCCTCGGTGACGACCTCCTCCGCGAGATCTTCCTCCGCCTCCCCTCACTCCCGAGCCTCGTCCGCGCCGCCCTCACCTGCCGCGCCTTCCTCGCCGTAATCCGCCCCTCCACTTTCCGCCGCCGCTTCTGCGCGCTCCACCCACCCCCTCTCCTCGGCTTCTTCTTCGAATCCATCGGCACAGACGTCCCCTCCTTCTCGCCCATCCGCCGCCGCTCCGACCCAGACATCGCTGCCGCTGTCCGCGGCGCGGATGTCTTCCTCACCCGGATACCCTACTACAAAGATGCTTCCCCAGGGTGGAACATCAGAGAGTGCCGTGGAGGCTGCCTCCTCCTCGTCAGCTGTAGCACCCAGCAGATTGCCGTCTACAACCCCCTCACGCGGGCCCTGGATTTGTTCCCCACGCCACCCTATGGTGACATCTCCAGTGGATATCGCGGCAAGTTCTGCTACATGAATTATTTCTTGCTCTGCTCCGACCAGAGCCCCAGTTCGTTCCGCGTGGTATCCTCCTGCCACGACGAGTCAAGAGTGCGCGCTTCCGTCTTCTCATCAGACACTAGGGAGTGGCAAATTCTCCCCTGGTCGGGGACCGCCCCAGCACAGCCGTCAGGCAACAACCACTGGCTTATGGCTGGCACGCAGGTGAACGGGAAGCTGTACTGGCCACACGACGAACAGGCCTACATGGTGGTCCTGGACACTTCAACGCTGCAACTCTCCTGTATCAATCTGCTGGAGTTCTTGAAGGGGCAGGGCTATCTCTACGAGCTCGGGGGGACCAAGGATGGGAAGCTCTGCATCGTGTCCGTAGCTCGATTTACACTATACATTTGGTTCCGGAGAGCAGATGCTAGTGGTGCTGAGGAGTGGATGCTCCACAATGTGATACCGTTGGAGGGAGAGATTCTTCAGGCTGCCGAGATCCAAGGAGATGAACTTTATGGGCACATGCTCAAAGCGTTCGCAGTTCTTGATGGTATTGTGTATATGTCGATAGATGGAGAACATACTTCGCCTTCTTGGTTCCTTTCCTTCTGCCTGGAAACAAGGAAACTGGAGAAGCTCTTTCAAAGGACATTTGACAACTGTGTGTATCCGTACATCATGGGTTGGCCTCCCTTTTTGATGGGCAATGATATTGATACGGCACTTGACTCAGGTGTTTAG
- the LOC136526910 gene encoding transcription elongation factor 1 homolog produces MGKRKSAAKPPPKKRMDKLDTVFSCPFCNHGSSVECRIDMKNLIGEASCRICQENFSTTVNALTEPIDIYSEWIDECERVNTVEGDDDA; encoded by the exons ATGGGGAAGAGAAAGTCAGCTGCTAAGCCGCCTCCTAAGAAGCGGATGGACAAGCTTGACACTGTCTTTTCCTGCCCATTCTGCAATCATGGGAGCAGTGTTGAGTGCCGAAT TGACATGAAGAATCTGATTGGCGAAGCTTCTTGTAGAATCTGTCAGGAAAACTTTAGCACAACTGTTAATG CACTCACTGAGCCTATTGATAT ATATAGTGAATGGATTGATGAGTGTGAGCGTGTCAACACTGTTGAAGGTGACGATGATGCGTGA